The Streptomyces avermitilis MA-4680 = NBRC 14893 genome contains a region encoding:
- a CDS encoding NACHT domain-containing protein, producing the protein MEAASIGVKLASSVVTPLVKKLFVAEGPGAGLVEKPVRVSEFVSFKGEKRALAEKELTKLAAELVRRAVKSEGERPLPVDEEPAVVHALARTLHSLGDLDMTDVQAVRLGHQTLALHLRVASEAPDRHLSLDATLFYERLLENACLHILHFFTQRSTFVARTLVEQTRRQSELIAKIDELIARTPPTGGTDPSFEERYLAYVATKHSRLTIYGIDLVNSPERWPLDAAYLSIQALRPAEDNDTTAGIAAPHTTLPAEQAFAEHDLVLLRGVAGSGKTTLVQWLAVTTARGERGDRVPFVLPLRSLVRRPGGLPAPDGFLDAVRVPFHATQPDGWADRVLSARRGLLLVDGIDEIPERERERTRRWLRELLDVYPGNQWLVTSRPSAVRENWLTPDGFTELMLSPMDRDDVAAFVRRWHTAARIDASDTERLDGYERSLLDAVGTKPALGRLATNPLMCGLICALHRDRRGYLPHGRQELYDAALSMLLSRRDEERDMFLPGQDHGIHLTELPQIQLLQRLAYWLIRNNQSEMDRERAQRIVADVLPSLPSAAAQGDAEQILRHLLVRSGLLREPALGTVEFVHRTFQDYLGAKAAVEDGDFGMLVRNAVDEQWADVIRMAVAHARPRERAQLLGDLSETAGRLDEPAGTRVRLLALASLEHATELDPRIRAVVEGNAAPLIPPRTSQEARALAQAGPLVLELLPGPDGLTDAEARAVVVTASLVGTDAAIPVLARFRSHPSLPVRAQLTWTWHRFDTERYAEEVIAHLRPEGLYFTAQSASELRVLRELGGPSLLQLVGDIDPADIRSALRPGQLRELVVRDNRGLRDLRFLSDQGRLTRLDLSGLPLDDLTPLAELPLTWLSLALLPGLEAPDSLSPLSGSSTLNSLDIGIPLRTDSLDAALPRELPLEYLRFTRNALAFTRLRGLRHRHSVKTLSLANLPVRLTPPEFAEITRLPALEELRVNWNATGWEAGPVLPRVTRLRLNKFSGNEDLTKAPGLFPGVRTVTLHLAPDVTGVPDHVLGLFPSRPVIERTDSVL; encoded by the coding sequence ATGGAAGCAGCGTCCATCGGCGTCAAGCTGGCCTCGAGCGTGGTCACCCCGCTCGTCAAGAAGCTCTTCGTGGCCGAGGGGCCGGGAGCCGGGCTCGTCGAAAAGCCCGTACGCGTATCGGAGTTCGTGTCGTTCAAGGGTGAGAAACGCGCCCTCGCCGAGAAGGAACTCACCAAGCTCGCGGCCGAGTTGGTCCGGAGAGCCGTCAAGTCGGAGGGCGAGCGGCCGCTCCCGGTGGACGAGGAGCCCGCCGTCGTGCACGCCCTCGCCCGCACCCTGCACTCCCTCGGCGACCTCGACATGACGGACGTACAGGCCGTGCGGCTCGGTCACCAGACCCTCGCCCTGCATCTGCGGGTCGCGAGCGAGGCCCCCGACCGCCATCTCTCCCTCGACGCCACCCTCTTCTACGAGCGTCTCCTCGAAAACGCCTGCCTGCACATCCTGCACTTCTTCACCCAGCGCTCCACCTTTGTGGCCCGCACGCTCGTCGAGCAGACCCGGCGGCAGAGCGAACTCATCGCGAAGATCGACGAGTTGATCGCCCGGACTCCCCCGACCGGCGGCACGGACCCCTCCTTCGAGGAGCGCTATCTCGCCTACGTCGCCACCAAGCACAGCCGCCTCACCATCTACGGCATCGACCTCGTGAACTCCCCCGAGCGCTGGCCCCTCGACGCCGCCTACCTCAGCATCCAGGCACTGCGTCCCGCGGAGGACAACGACACCACCGCCGGAATCGCCGCCCCCCACACCACCCTGCCCGCCGAACAGGCATTCGCGGAGCACGACTTGGTGCTGCTGCGCGGTGTCGCCGGTTCCGGCAAGACCACGCTCGTGCAGTGGCTGGCCGTGACCACGGCCCGGGGGGAGCGCGGCGACCGCGTTCCGTTCGTGCTGCCGCTGCGGAGCCTCGTACGGCGGCCCGGCGGACTGCCCGCCCCCGACGGCTTCCTCGACGCCGTCCGCGTCCCCTTCCACGCCACCCAGCCGGACGGCTGGGCGGACCGGGTGCTGAGCGCCCGGCGCGGGCTGCTCCTCGTCGACGGGATCGACGAGATACCCGAGCGGGAACGGGAGCGGACCCGGCGATGGCTGCGCGAGCTGCTGGACGTCTACCCCGGCAACCAGTGGCTGGTGACCTCCCGCCCCTCCGCCGTGCGTGAGAACTGGCTCACCCCGGACGGCTTCACCGAACTCATGCTCTCCCCCATGGACCGCGACGACGTCGCCGCGTTCGTCCGCCGCTGGCACACCGCCGCCCGCATCGACGCCTCCGACACCGAACGCCTCGACGGCTACGAACGCTCGCTCCTCGACGCCGTCGGGACCAAGCCCGCCCTCGGCCGCCTCGCCACCAACCCCCTGATGTGCGGGCTCATCTGCGCCCTGCACCGCGACCGGCGCGGCTATCTGCCGCACGGACGGCAGGAGTTGTACGACGCCGCCCTGTCGATGCTGCTGTCGCGCCGCGACGAGGAGCGGGACATGTTCCTGCCGGGCCAGGACCACGGCATCCACCTCACCGAGCTCCCCCAGATCCAGCTCCTCCAGCGCCTCGCCTACTGGCTCATCCGCAACAACCAGTCCGAGATGGACCGGGAGCGCGCGCAGCGGATCGTGGCCGACGTCCTGCCGTCCCTGCCGTCCGCCGCCGCACAGGGCGACGCCGAGCAGATCCTGCGCCACCTCCTCGTCCGCAGCGGCCTGCTGCGCGAACCCGCCCTCGGCACCGTCGAGTTCGTCCACCGCACCTTCCAGGACTATCTGGGAGCGAAGGCCGCGGTCGAGGACGGCGACTTCGGGATGCTCGTCCGCAATGCCGTCGACGAGCAGTGGGCGGACGTCATCCGGATGGCGGTGGCGCATGCACGGCCGCGTGAACGGGCCCAGCTGCTGGGCGACTTGAGCGAGACGGCGGGGCGGCTCGACGAACCGGCCGGCACCCGCGTACGGCTCCTCGCGCTCGCCTCCCTGGAACACGCGACGGAACTCGACCCGCGTATCCGAGCCGTCGTGGAGGGGAACGCCGCCCCGCTCATCCCTCCTCGTACGTCGCAGGAGGCCCGCGCGCTCGCCCAGGCCGGGCCGCTCGTCCTGGAACTCCTCCCCGGGCCCGACGGACTCACCGACGCCGAGGCGCGGGCCGTGGTCGTCACCGCCTCCCTGGTCGGTACGGACGCCGCCATCCCCGTGCTGGCCCGCTTCCGCTCGCACCCCTCCCTGCCGGTACGGGCCCAGCTGACGTGGACCTGGCACCGGTTCGACACGGAGCGGTACGCGGAGGAGGTCATCGCCCATCTCCGGCCGGAGGGGCTGTACTTCACCGCGCAGTCGGCCTCCGAACTGCGGGTACTGCGCGAACTGGGCGGACCGTCCCTGCTCCAGCTCGTCGGCGACATCGACCCGGCCGACATCCGCTCCGCCCTCCGCCCCGGCCAGCTGCGCGAGCTCGTCGTACGCGACAATCGTGGCCTGCGTGACCTGCGGTTCCTGTCGGACCAGGGCCGGCTCACCCGCCTGGACCTCAGCGGTCTCCCCCTCGACGACCTGACACCGCTCGCCGAGCTGCCCCTCACCTGGCTGTCGCTCGCCCTGCTGCCGGGCCTCGAAGCACCGGACTCCCTGAGCCCCCTGTCCGGCTCGTCCACCCTGAACTCGCTCGACATCGGCATCCCCCTGCGCACCGACTCCCTCGACGCGGCTCTCCCCAGGGAACTGCCCCTGGAATATCTACGATTCACCAGGAACGCGCTCGCGTTCACCAGACTGCGCGGCCTGCGCCACAGGCACTCGGTGAAGACGCTGAGCCTCGCCAACCTTCCGGTAAGGCTCACCCCTCCGGAGTTCGCGGAGATCACCCGGCTGCCCGCGCTGGAGGAATTGCGCGTCAACTGGAATGCGACCGGGTGGGAGGCGGGCCCGGTTCTCCCACGCGTCACCCGTCTGCGGCTCAACAAGTTCTCCGGCAATGAGGACCTGACGAAAGCACCCGGTCTCTTTCCGGGGGTGCGTACGGTCACCCTTCACCTCGCTCCGGACGTGACCGGCGTACCGGACCACGTCCTCGGGCTCTTCCCGAGCCGTCCCGTCATCGAGAGGACCGACAGCGTGCTGTGA
- a CDS encoding M23 family metallopeptidase, whose protein sequence is MSKRVTSRLSRTSLIRKRAAALAVGLGASAVLGAGVASAADTGLHASAAGAVQTQAAAAKKAPSASWIDPVKKYALSAGFNQAGGMWAHKHSGQDFAVPSGTEVLAAHGGTVVKAGGNGAGDGPAYGNAIVIKHGNGTYSQYAHLSRIDVRIGQVVATGQHIALSGNTGNSSGPHLHFEIRTTPNYGSGIDPVAFLRAHGVTV, encoded by the coding sequence ATGTCGAAGCGCGTCACGTCCCGTCTCTCCCGTACGTCCCTGATCCGTAAGCGTGCGGCCGCCCTGGCCGTGGGCCTGGGGGCCTCGGCCGTGCTGGGCGCCGGGGTCGCGTCCGCCGCCGACACCGGGCTCCACGCCAGTGCGGCCGGTGCCGTGCAGACCCAGGCCGCCGCGGCCAAGAAGGCGCCCTCCGCCTCCTGGATCGACCCGGTCAAGAAGTACGCGCTCTCCGCGGGCTTCAACCAGGCCGGCGGCATGTGGGCCCACAAGCACTCCGGTCAGGACTTCGCCGTGCCCAGCGGTACCGAGGTCCTCGCCGCGCACGGCGGCACCGTCGTCAAGGCCGGCGGCAACGGCGCCGGTGACGGTCCCGCGTACGGCAACGCCATCGTCATCAAGCACGGCAACGGCACCTACTCCCAGTACGCCCATCTGTCGCGCATCGACGTGCGGATCGGGCAGGTCGTCGCCACCGGTCAGCACATCGCGCTCTCCGGCAACACCGGTAACTCCAGCGGCCCGCACCTGCACTTCGAGATCCGTACGACCCCGAACTACGGGTCCGGCATCGACCCCGTCGCCTTCCTCCGGGCCCACGGCGTCACCGTCTGA
- a CDS encoding TetR/AcrR family transcriptional regulator — MGGTMDGTKRQRRGDTRQRIQDVALELFSEQGYEKTSLREIAEHLDVTKAALYYHFKTKEEILISLFEDLTRPLDELIDWGRQQPHTLETKQQVLTRYSEALTGAAPLFRFMQENQATVRELSVGETFKDRMLSMLDIIREPEAALTDQVRCVSALFTMHAGMFVLKDVEGDPEDKRKAVLEVAIDLVTQAHGAA; from the coding sequence ATGGGCGGCACCATGGACGGCACCAAGCGACAGCGCCGCGGGGACACCCGCCAGCGCATCCAGGACGTGGCCCTCGAACTCTTCTCCGAGCAGGGCTACGAGAAGACGTCACTGCGCGAGATCGCGGAGCACCTCGATGTCACGAAGGCGGCGCTCTACTACCACTTCAAGACCAAGGAAGAGATCCTCATCAGCCTCTTCGAGGACCTGACGAGGCCGCTGGACGAGCTGATCGACTGGGGCCGGCAGCAGCCACACACCCTGGAGACCAAGCAGCAGGTCCTGACCCGCTACAGCGAGGCCCTCACCGGCGCGGCGCCGCTCTTCCGTTTCATGCAGGAGAACCAGGCGACGGTGCGCGAACTGAGCGTCGGCGAGACGTTCAAGGACCGCATGCTCAGCATGCTCGACATCATCAGGGAGCCGGAGGCCGCGCTGACCGACCAGGTCCGCTGCGTCAGCGCGCTCTTCACGATGCACGCGGGGATGTTCGTCCTCAAAGACGTCGAAGGCGACCCCGAGGACAAGCGCAAGGCTGTCCTGGAGGTCGCGATCGACTTGGTGACCCAGGCGCACGGCGCCGCCTGA
- a CDS encoding MDR family MFS transporter, which yields MADNTGAGGSGDSAVGTEKQPRSVRVVLLALMIAMLLAMLDNMIVGTAMPTIVGELGGLQHLSWVVTAYTLATAASTPLWGKIGDMYGRKGAFMTSIVIFLIGSALSGMAQDMGQLIGFRAVQGLGAGGLMVGVMAIIGDLIPPRERGKYQGMMAGVMALAMIAGPLVGGTITDHLGWRWSFYINLPLGAVALAAVSAVLHLPKKRSQARIDYLGAGLLTVGITSIVLVTTWGGSEYAWGSAVIMELIGIGVAALVGFVFWQTKAAEPVMPLHIFRSLNFTLMSVIGFITGFVMFGAVLFLPLYQQSVQGASATNSGLLLLPMLGAMLAVSMVAGRVTTNSGKYKVFPIVGSVLMTAGLFLLAQMDTDTSRFTSGVYMAVLGAGMGCLMQITMLVAQNSVEMKDMGVASSSTTLFRTLGSSFGVAIMGALFNQRVEDEMAARAGALGSKVTEQSAQLDAASLAKLPVAAREAYQYAVSAGTHSAFLLGSVVAVVALVASVFVKEVPLKGAGPQKPAEDAAGDAASDVPPKQTVAESV from the coding sequence GTGGCGGACAACACAGGAGCGGGTGGCAGCGGCGACAGCGCCGTCGGCACCGAGAAACAGCCGCGCAGCGTACGGGTCGTACTGCTCGCGCTCATGATCGCGATGCTGCTCGCGATGCTGGACAACATGATCGTCGGCACCGCGATGCCGACCATCGTGGGCGAACTGGGCGGGCTCCAGCACCTGTCGTGGGTGGTCACCGCGTACACCCTCGCGACCGCCGCCTCCACCCCGCTGTGGGGCAAGATCGGCGACATGTACGGGCGCAAGGGCGCCTTCATGACCTCGATCGTGATCTTCCTGATCGGCTCCGCGCTGAGCGGCATGGCCCAGGACATGGGGCAGCTCATCGGGTTCCGGGCCGTTCAGGGCCTCGGTGCCGGCGGGCTCATGGTCGGCGTCATGGCCATCATCGGGGATCTCATTCCGCCCCGTGAGCGCGGCAAGTACCAGGGCATGATGGCCGGTGTGATGGCGCTCGCGATGATCGCCGGACCGCTGGTCGGCGGCACCATCACCGACCACCTGGGCTGGCGCTGGTCGTTCTACATCAACCTGCCGCTGGGCGCCGTGGCGCTGGCCGCCGTCAGCGCCGTGCTGCACCTGCCGAAGAAGCGCTCGCAGGCGCGGATCGACTACCTGGGCGCCGGTCTGCTGACCGTCGGCATCACCTCCATCGTGCTCGTCACCACCTGGGGCGGCAGCGAGTACGCCTGGGGCTCCGCCGTGATCATGGAGCTCATCGGGATCGGTGTCGCCGCGCTCGTGGGCTTCGTCTTCTGGCAGACCAAGGCGGCCGAGCCGGTCATGCCGCTGCACATCTTCCGCAGCCTCAACTTCACGCTGATGTCCGTCATCGGCTTCATCACCGGCTTCGTGATGTTCGGCGCCGTCCTCTTCCTGCCGCTGTACCAGCAGTCGGTGCAGGGCGCGTCCGCGACCAACTCCGGGCTGCTGCTCCTGCCGATGCTCGGCGCGATGCTGGCCGTCTCGATGGTCGCCGGACGGGTCACCACCAACAGCGGCAAGTACAAGGTCTTCCCGATCGTCGGCAGCGTGCTGATGACGGCGGGGCTGTTCCTGCTCGCCCAGATGGACACGGACACCAGCCGGTTCACCTCCGGTGTGTACATGGCGGTGCTCGGCGCGGGCATGGGCTGCCTGATGCAGATCACCATGCTGGTCGCGCAGAACAGCGTCGAGATGAAGGACATGGGCGTCGCCTCGTCCTCGACCACGCTGTTCCGGACCCTCGGCTCGTCCTTCGGCGTCGCGATCATGGGCGCGCTGTTCAACCAGCGGGTCGAGGACGAGATGGCCGCGCGGGCCGGGGCGCTGGGCTCCAAGGTGACCGAGCAGTCGGCGCAGCTGGACGCGGCGAGCCTGGCGAAGCTGCCGGTCGCGGCCCGGGAGGCGTACCAGTACGCGGTCTCCGCCGGTACGCACTCCGCGTTCCTGCTGGGCTCGGTGGTCGCCGTGGTCGCGCTGGTCGCCTCGGTGTTCGTGAAGGAGGTCCCGCTCAAGGGGGCGGGGCCGCAGAAGCCGGCCGAGGACGCGGCTGGGGACGCCGCGAGTGACGTGCCGCCGAAGCAGACGGTGGCAGAGTCCGTCTGA
- the cseC gene encoding two-component system sensor histidine kinase CseC has translation MRGNLRRPGPAGTAGPGRTGIRTSADGGRARPRTGAGTGVRAGVRSGVVGVGAGIRTGVRWKISAAIALVGALVALALSLVVHNAARVSMLDNARDLADERIQVAERMYEAGRAQSFGVKLDDPAIPRDLMMKVTQGRRATYVADGPHGVPDIWAAVPLKDGRVLSLHTRFTDRSADIMKDLDQALIIGSIAVVFGGSALGVLIGGQLSRRLRKAAAAANQVAQGERDVRVRDAIGGVVRDETDDLARAVDAMADALQQRIEAERRVTADIAHELRTPVTGLLTAAELLPPGRPTELVRDRAQAMRTLVEDVLEVARLDGASERAELQDIMLGEFVSRRVAAKDADIEVRVVHESEVTTDPRRLERVLFNLLANAARHGKPPIEVSVEGRVIRVRDHGPGFPEELLADGPRRFRTGSTDRAGHGHGLGLTIAAGQARVLGARLTFRNVRPAGAPGDVPAEGAVAVLWLPEHAPTNTGSFPMLPLSGG, from the coding sequence ATGCGGGGGAATCTTCGGCGCCCGGGTCCGGCCGGTACGGCGGGCCCGGGGCGCACGGGCATCCGCACCAGCGCCGACGGGGGACGCGCGCGCCCCCGGACCGGAGCGGGCACCGGCGTGCGCGCGGGCGTCCGGTCCGGTGTCGTAGGGGTCGGCGCGGGCATCCGCACCGGTGTGAGGTGGAAGATCAGCGCGGCGATCGCGCTGGTCGGCGCGCTGGTGGCGCTCGCACTGAGCCTGGTCGTGCACAACGCCGCGCGGGTGTCGATGCTGGACAACGCGCGTGACCTGGCGGACGAGCGCATCCAGGTCGCCGAGCGCATGTACGAGGCGGGCCGGGCCCAGAGCTTCGGGGTCAAGCTCGACGACCCGGCCATCCCGAGGGACCTGATGATGAAGGTCACGCAGGGCCGGCGGGCGACGTACGTGGCCGACGGGCCGCACGGCGTGCCGGACATCTGGGCCGCCGTACCGCTCAAGGACGGCCGGGTTCTCTCGCTGCACACCCGGTTCACGGACCGCAGCGCGGACATCATGAAGGACCTCGACCAGGCGCTGATCATCGGCTCGATCGCGGTCGTCTTCGGCGGCTCCGCGCTCGGTGTGCTCATCGGCGGCCAGCTGTCGCGGCGGCTGCGCAAGGCGGCGGCCGCGGCGAACCAGGTCGCCCAGGGCGAGCGCGACGTACGGGTGCGGGACGCCATCGGCGGTGTCGTACGCGACGAGACGGACGATCTCGCGCGGGCCGTGGACGCGATGGCGGACGCGCTCCAGCAGCGCATCGAGGCCGAGCGCCGGGTCACCGCCGACATCGCGCACGAGCTGCGCACTCCGGTGACCGGCCTGCTGACGGCCGCGGAGCTGCTGCCGCCCGGCCGCCCCACGGAGCTCGTCCGCGACCGGGCGCAGGCCATGCGCACGCTCGTCGAGGACGTCCTGGAGGTCGCGCGGCTCGACGGGGCGTCCGAGCGGGCCGAGTTGCAGGACATCATGCTCGGCGAGTTCGTGTCCCGGCGGGTGGCGGCGAAGGACGCGGACATCGAGGTGCGGGTGGTCCACGAGTCGGAGGTCACGACGGACCCGCGCCGTCTGGAGCGCGTGCTGTTCAACCTGCTCGCCAACGCGGCGCGGCACGGCAAGCCGCCGATCGAGGTCTCCGTCGAGGGCCGGGTGATCCGCGTGCGCGACCACGGTCCCGGTTTCCCCGAGGAACTGCTCGCCGACGGCCCCCGTCGCTTCCGTACGGGCAGCACGGACCGTGCCGGCCACGGGCACGGCCTCGGACTGACGATCGCGGCGGGCCAGGCGCGGGTGCTCGGCGCCCGGCTGACCTTCCGCAACGTACGCCCCGCGGGCGCCCCGGGCGACGTACCGGCCGAGGGCGCGGTGGCGGTGCTGTGGCTGCCGGAGCACGCACCGACGAACACCGGGAGCTTCCCGATGCTGCCACTGTCGGGCGGCTGA